In Oceanobacillus sp. FSL K6-2867, one DNA window encodes the following:
- a CDS encoding DUF3021 domain-containing protein produces the protein MIIEILKRTMIGLGFACIFTFIALTIIVVNNHSTSVSEVWMHMLASMTIGVYFGLSSFIYMGNEWSYIKRTIVHFSVSVIFYFSIAFSVGWVPFGFWPVIGSLLAFIAIYAIFGTGYYLYYKRLETSLNEELKKRNENAREH, from the coding sequence ATGATAATTGAAATTCTTAAAAGAACGATGATCGGACTAGGATTTGCGTGTATTTTTACATTTATCGCCTTAACCATTATTGTTGTTAACAATCATTCCACCTCCGTCTCAGAGGTATGGATGCATATGCTTGCCAGTATGACGATCGGTGTTTATTTTGGACTGTCTTCTTTTATTTACATGGGAAATGAATGGAGTTATATAAAAAGAACTATCGTGCATTTTAGCGTCTCTGTTATTTTCTATTTTTCAATTGCCTTTTCCGTTGGCTGGGTTCCATTTGGTTTTTGGCCAGTAATAGGAAGCCTTCTAGCATTTATTGCTATTTATGCCATATTTGGCACGGGGTATTACCTCTACTATAAGAGACTTGAGACTTCTTTAAATGAGGAATTAAAAAAAAGAAATGAAAATGCACGTGAGCATTAA
- a CDS encoding type 1 glutamine amidotransferase domain-containing protein, with protein sequence MRLKDKKVIALVEHDFEDLELWYPILRLQEEGAQVDLVGEKANHKYIGKYGVPAESAFAFSDIEGENYDAILVPGGWAPDKLRRYPEVLKFVRDMDKAKKPIGQICHAGWVLISANILQGKHVTSTPGIKDDMTNAGATWSNEAVVVDGHIISSRRPPDLPAYMKAFADKLAEA encoded by the coding sequence ATGCGATTAAAGGACAAAAAAGTAATTGCACTTGTTGAACATGATTTCGAGGATCTCGAGCTCTGGTATCCAATTTTACGCCTTCAAGAGGAAGGTGCGCAAGTTGATCTAGTAGGTGAGAAAGCCAATCACAAATATATTGGTAAATATGGGGTTCCTGCTGAATCTGCTTTTGCATTTTCCGATATTGAGGGAGAAAATTATGACGCCATTCTTGTACCTGGCGGCTGGGCACCAGATAAACTAAGACGTTATCCAGAGGTGCTGAAATTTGTCCGTGATATGGATAAAGCCAAAAAACCTATCGGACAGATTTGCCATGCGGGCTGGGTACTCATTTCTGCAAACATTTTACAAGGCAAGCATGTAACAAGTACTCCAGGAATAAAAGACGATATGACAAATGCAGGTGCAACATGGAGTAATGAAGCGGTTGTCGTTGACGGACATATCATCTCCAGTCGCCGTCCACCAGATTTACCAGCATATATGAAAGCTTTTGCTGATAAGCTAGCAGAAGCATAA
- a CDS encoding LytTR family DNA-binding domain-containing protein, which translates to MKINIDIDDKHEVTQITIHTKEWTEELEEIVKVIKKRRTPRLFASESDQTILLDPKEIDFIYAEQRRVYASLANRQLELKMKLYEAEEILAPYDYMRFSKSVIGNLNHIERFELSFNGNLCVYFRSGNKAYITRKYVAPIKEKLMNGGQSNDN; encoded by the coding sequence TTGAAAATTAATATCGATATTGACGATAAGCATGAGGTAACGCAAATAACGATCCATACAAAAGAATGGACAGAAGAACTGGAGGAAATTGTAAAAGTCATTAAAAAACGTAGAACCCCTCGATTATTTGCCAGTGAATCTGACCAAACAATCTTGCTTGATCCGAAAGAAATTGATTTTATCTATGCAGAACAACGCAGAGTATACGCAAGCCTTGCAAACCGCCAATTGGAACTAAAAATGAAATTGTATGAAGCAGAAGAGATTTTAGCCCCGTACGATTATATGCGTTTTTCAAAATCTGTAATTGGTAACCTGAATCATATTGAACGCTTCGAATTATCCTTCAATGGTAATCTTTGTGTCTACTTTCGTTCAGGGAATAAGGCTTATATCACAAGAAAATATGTCGCACCCATTAAAGAAAAACTGATGAATGGAGGTCAGTCAAATGATAATTGA